One segment of Colius striatus isolate bColStr4 chromosome 23, bColStr4.1.hap1, whole genome shotgun sequence DNA contains the following:
- the FEZ1 gene encoding fasciculation and elongation protein zeta-1 — MEAPLVSLEEEFEEGPGEDGGTPRRGADPALAELESFSAEMMSFKSMEDLVQEFDEKLTVCFRNYDAATEGLAPVRGHLQAQEEEERLQDEEVWDALTDGFAPRGSPRPWLLPGAEAPDGTDPQLCEKEEEEEEEELTERSEQDSGINEEPLLTAEQVIEELEELMQSSPDPEADPEGDEDDEEEEEEETEGDAEGEGGGTEPILLRELRAFSPAFNNNCSHEGLGRLSARELSAAAGRAEAASRALSAELVAQLARRDELAFEKEVKTAFIGALLAVQGEQREQREAARRRRRDRGLSLQGRPQGGSHMPRKRFSMEGISSILHSGLRQTFGPTTNEKQYLNTVIPYEKKGSPPSVEDLQMLTNILFAMKEGNEKVPTLLTDYILKVLCPT; from the exons ATGGAGGCACCTCTGGTGAGCCTGGAGGAGGAGTTCGAGGAGGGCCCCGGGGAGGATGGCGGGAccccgcggcgcggcgcggaCCCGGCGCTGGCCGAGCTGGAGAGTTTCTCTGCCGAGATGATGAGCTTCAAGTCCATGGAGGACCTGGTGCAGGAGTTTGACGAGAAGCTCACCGTCTGCTTCCGCAACTACGACGCGGCCACCGAGGGGCTGGCACCCGTGCGGGGCCATCTGCAGgcccaggaggaggaggagcggCTCCAGGATGAGGA GGTCTGGGATGCTCTCACCGATGGCTTTGCCCCCCGAGGCTCCCCCCggccctggctgctccctggggctgaggcCCCCGACGGCACTGACCCCCAG ctctgcgagaaggaggaggaggaggaggaagaggaactGACTGAGAGGAGTGAGCAAGACTCAGGCATCAACGAGGAGCCACTGCTGACAGCTGAGCAG GTCAttgaggagctggaggagctgatgCAGAGTTCTCCTGACCCTGAGGCTGACCCTGAGGGGGATGAGGatgatgaagaggaggaggaggaggaaactGAAGGTGATGCTGAAGGGGAAGGCGGTGGCACGGAGCCCATCCTTCTGCGTGAGCTGCGTGCCTTCTCCCCTGCCTTCAACAACAACTGCTCCCACGAAG GGCTGGGCCGGCTGTCGGCGCGGGAGCTGTCGGCCGCAGCGGGCCGGGCGGAGGCGGCCAGCCGGGCGCTGTCGGCGGAGCTGGTGGCGCAGCTGGCGCGGCGGGACGAGCTGGCCTTCGAGAAGGAGGTGAAGACGGCGTTCATCGGCGCGCTGCTGGCCGTGCAGGGAGAGCAGCGGGAGCAGAGAGAGgccgcccggcgccgccgccgcgacCGCGGGCTCAGCCTGCAGGGCAGGCCCCAGGGCGGCAGCCACATGCCGCGGAAG CGCTTCAGCATGGAGGGCATCTCCAGCATCCTGCACTCCGGCCTGCGCCAGACCTTTGGCCCCACCACCAACGAGAAGCAG TACCTGAACACGGTGATTCCCTATGAGAAGAAGGGCTCACCGCCCTCTGTCGAGGACCTGCAGATGCTCACCAACA TCCTGTTTGCCATGAAGGAGGGGAATGAGAAGGTGCCCACGCTGCTCACGGACTACATCCTCAAAG TGCTCTGCCCAACCTGA